The Microbacterium sp. SORGH_AS_0428 genome contains the following window.
GCGGCACGTTCGCGGGGTGTGACCGAAGACCCCACGAACCCGATCTACGCCCGCTACGGCGAGAACGCGCTGAAGTCCCGGCTGCGCGCGCACCCGGACGTGGCGGCGATCCATCACGCGGATCTCCTGGCCGCCCGCGCCTGACCCACCCCCTCACCGCGCCCGGGCGCCCGCATCCGCCGCTCCCGCATCCACCCACTTGACCGCGAGACTGCATTTCCCTCACGAGATCACGGGTAAACACAGTGATCTCGTGCAGAAGATGCAGTCTCGCGGTCTTTAGGGGGATCCGGATGCGGTGGGCGCACAAAAGCGAAGGCCGCCCCACACCGTGGGGCGGCCTTCGAAGAAAGCGATATACGCGATCGCGCTGCGATCAGCGGCGCAGACCGAGACGCTCGATGAGCGAACGGTAGCGGTTGATGTCGATGTCCTGCAGGTAGCCCAGCAGGCGACGACGCTGACCGACCATGAGGAACAGACCACGACGCGAGTGGTGGTCGTGCTTGTGCTCCTTGAGGTGCTCGGTGAGGTCCTTGATGCGCTGCGTCAGCATCGCGACCTGCACCTCGGGGGATCCGGTGTCACCGGGGTGCGTCGCGTACTCTTCGATGATCGCCTTCTTGACGTCGTTCTCGAGTGCCATAGATGGGATCCCCTTTCTCCTCGTTGCGCGGCGCCCTCCGGCTGATCCGGGGGCTCTCTTTATCCGCGGCCGATCGAACGGCAACCTCGAAAGTCTACCAGCGTTCAGCGCGGGCCCCAACCGCTCCCGCCGCGGTACGCTCGCACCCGTGCAGTTCACCGTCCGCGTCAAGCCCGGCAGCCGACGCGGCCCCCTCGTCGAGTCGGACGCAGACGGTGCGTTGACCGTCCACGTGCGTGAGCGCGCGGTCGACGGCGCAGCCAACGCCGGCGTCATCGCCGCCCTCGCCGCGCACCTCGGCGTTCGCCGCGCGGCCGTCACGATCCGCACGGGTCACGCCGCGCGCATCAAGCGCATCGAGGTCGCCGAGTGAGTCGGATGCGGCTCGCGCGCCACCTGATCGATGTGCGCCCGCTCACCACCAGCGCACCGTACGCGCGGATGTGGATCGGCTCCACGCTTGCGGGCCTGGGCGGGCAGCTCACGATCGTCGCGGTCATGCTGCACGTCTACGCGCTCACCGGCTCCGACTTCGCCGTGGCGATGGTCGCGGTGGCGGGCCTGGTGCCGATGGTCCTCGCCGGGCTCTACGGAGGGATGCTCGCCGACGCGTTCGATCGGCGCATGGTCGCCCTGGTCGCCGCCTGCATCACCTTCGCCTCCACCGCGCTCCTGGCCGCTCTCGCCTGGTCCGGCGACGAGACCGTCTGGTGGCTCTACGCCCTGAGCATCGTCAACTCCGCCGCGAACTCGGTCGTGATG
Protein-coding sequences here:
- a CDS encoding DUF167 domain-containing protein, with product MQFTVRVKPGSRRGPLVESDADGALTVHVRERAVDGAANAGVIAALAAHLGVRRAAVTIRTGHAARIKRIEVAE
- the rpsO gene encoding 30S ribosomal protein S15, which produces MALENDVKKAIIEEYATHPGDTGSPEVQVAMLTQRIKDLTEHLKEHKHDHHSRRGLFLMVGQRRRLLGYLQDIDINRYRSLIERLGLRR